A part of Catharus ustulatus isolate bCatUst1 chromosome 8, bCatUst1.pri.v2, whole genome shotgun sequence genomic DNA contains:
- the PCBD1 gene encoding pterin-4-alpha-carbinolamine dehydratase produces the protein MAGKAHRLSTEEREQLLPNLRAVGWNEVEGRDAIFKEFHFKDFNRAFGFMTRVALQAEKLDHHPEWFNVYNKVHITLSTHDCGGLSERDINLASFIEQVAASLS, from the exons GCAGGAAAAGCCCACAGGCTGAGCacagaggagagggagcagctgctgccaaacCTGCGAGCCGTGGGGTGGAACGAGGTGGAAGGCAGAGATGCCATCTTCAAAGAGTTCCACTTCAAGGACTTCAACCGG GCCTTTGGCTTCATGACCAGAGTGGCTCTACAGGCAGAAAAACTGGACCATCATCCTGAATGGTTCAATGTGTACAATAAG GTGCACATCACCTTGAGCACCCACGACTGCGGGGGTTTATCAGAGCGAGACATCAACCTGGCCAGCTTCATCGAGCAGGTGGCAGCTTCCCTCTCCTGA